In Gemmobacter sp. 24YEA27, a genomic segment contains:
- a CDS encoding P-II family nitrogen regulator, which translates to MKLIIAALKPFKLDEVREALTTIGVRGMMVTEIKGFGLQSGHTEIYRGAEYAVNFVPKVRLEIVVADALAEQVVETIAKTAKTDKIGDGKIFVLDVEQAVRVRTGETGDDAI; encoded by the coding sequence GTGAAACTCATCATTGCGGCACTGAAACCGTTCAAGCTTGACGAAGTTCGCGAAGCGCTGACCACGATCGGCGTGCGCGGAATGATGGTGACAGAAATCAAGGGCTTCGGCCTGCAATCCGGTCATACCGAAATCTATCGCGGCGCCGAATATGCAGTGAATTTCGTGCCGAAGGTCCGGCTGGAAATCGTCGTGGCCGATGCGCTGGCCGAACAGGTGGTCGAGACCATCGCGAAGACCGCCAAGACCGACAAGATCGGCGACGGCAAAATCTTTGTGCTCGATGTCGAACAGGCCGTGCGGGTGCGCACCGGCGAAACCGGCGACGACGCGATCTGA
- the rsmD gene encoding 16S rRNA (guanine(966)-N(2))-methyltransferase RsmD has product MRIIGGARRGLQLTDVGQGDAEAHLRPTSDRVREAIFNLLLNGGYGNPVQEARVLDLFAGTGALGLEALSRGAAQVAFVDDGAASRALLRKNIEKMQAMGVTDVWRRDATKLGANRGPGYGLVFLDPPYGKALGEAALASALEGAWLTPGAIIVWEEGTAPAPPGAFGLLDQRRYGDTWITLLRAPGVA; this is encoded by the coding sequence ATGCGCATCATCGGAGGCGCGCGGCGCGGGTTGCAACTCACGGATGTCGGGCAGGGGGATGCCGAGGCGCATCTGCGTCCCACCTCCGACCGTGTCCGCGAGGCGATTTTCAACCTGCTGCTGAATGGCGGCTACGGCAATCCGGTCCAGGAGGCACGGGTTCTTGACCTGTTCGCGGGCACCGGGGCGCTCGGGCTTGAGGCATTGTCACGCGGCGCGGCGCAGGTCGCCTTTGTCGATGACGGCGCGGCGTCCCGCGCGCTTCTGCGCAAGAATATCGAAAAGATGCAGGCGATGGGCGTCACCGATGTCTGGCGCCGCGATGCGACAAAGCTCGGCGCCAATCGCGGCCCCGGCTATGGTCTCGTCTTCCTCGATCCGCCCTATGGCAAAGCGCTTGGCGAGGCCGCGCTCGCCTCGGCGCTGGAGGGCGCGTGGCTGACCCCGGGCGCGATCATCGTCTGGGAGGAAGGCACCGCCCCCGCCCCGCCCGGGGCATTCGGGCTGCTCGACCAGCGCCGCTATGGCGATACCTGGATTACACTGCTGCGTGCCCCCGGAGTGGCCTGA
- a CDS encoding VacJ family lipoprotein, which produces MTVTSQTEILSLRPFLLVLGLSALAACAQTPRTDGIYDPIEPMNRGVHAVNKGLDTAIVRPVSKAYGTVVPNPLRQGVSNVADTLDLPGVVVNQVLQARIGEATTNTLRFAVNATAGIGGLFDVASVLGMPKTDADFGQTLAVWGVGEGPYVELPIEGPSTARDTVGIVVDFAMNPLNNVFDGNDADATLAIEGLSRLNDRYRYSDTVNSILYDSADSYAQLRLLYLQNRRHEIAKAKGAADGDDGDFIDPYEDDFIDPYAD; this is translated from the coding sequence ATGACCGTGACCAGCCAGACCGAAATCCTCTCTCTTCGCCCCTTCCTGCTGGTCCTCGGGCTGAGCGCGCTTGCGGCCTGTGCCCAGACGCCGCGCACGGATGGCATCTATGACCCGATTGAGCCGATGAATCGCGGCGTCCATGCGGTGAATAAAGGGCTGGACACGGCAATTGTGCGGCCGGTGTCAAAGGCCTATGGCACCGTGGTGCCGAATCCGCTGCGCCAGGGGGTCTCGAATGTCGCCGATACGCTGGATCTGCCGGGCGTGGTGGTGAACCAGGTGCTGCAGGCCCGAATCGGCGAAGCAACAACAAATACGTTGCGCTTTGCAGTGAACGCGACCGCCGGGATCGGCGGGCTGTTCGACGTGGCCTCGGTGCTGGGAATGCCGAAAACCGATGCCGATTTCGGCCAGACGCTCGCCGTCTGGGGTGTCGGCGAAGGGCCCTATGTCGAATTGCCCATCGAAGGGCCCTCCACTGCACGCGACACGGTCGGGATCGTGGTCGATTTCGCGATGAACCCGCTGAACAATGTGTTCGACGGCAATGATGCCGATGCAACGCTCGCCATTGAAGGGCTTTCACGCCTAAATGATCGCTACCGCTATTCCGATACGGTGAATTCGATCCTATATGACAGCGCTGACAGCTATGCCCAGCTCCGGCTTCTGTATCTGCAGAACCGGCGCCATGAGATTGCGAAGGCAAAGGGCGCAGCGGATGGGGATGATGGCGATTTCATCGACCCCTATGAAGACGATTTCATTGATCCCTACGCGGATTGA
- a CDS encoding type I secretion system permease/ATPase, which produces MVKDTSQSGLSELSSVRSLSKGALSAAFLFSVFANLLMLTSPLYMLQIYDRVLLSRSEPTLIALTVLMVFLFAVMGLLDHARSRILARIGARFQEALDKRVLAASFRRLSVAPMHTEARAAQSDLEAIARFWASPLLQGLLDLPWTPIFIAALFIFHPVLGWFAVGAAILLLLLAWANQRATDTITQQATLASFAADRQAENLKSESELVRSLGMSGNAFTRWYHLRSRALIRGMELADRSGGYSVLTKTLRLFLQSAILGLGAWLVLKNALSPGAMIAGSILLGRALQPIEQTIGQWPMLTRTRAAHDRLGKLLSEVPREGSRTALPRPTGRIEVSGLAVLPPGDPRPVLRGVSFRVDPGQAIGVIGLSGSGKSSLARALCGVWPPAAGTIRLDGATLDQYDPDVLGSYIGYLPQRVSLFDGTIAENISRLDENADPAEIVEAAKKAAVHDLILHLPKGYDTPVTSMGGQLSGGQIQRIGLARAFYGNPVMLVLDEPNSNLDNDGSLALNRAIRQAKTDGCAVFIMAHRPAAIQECDLLMLMKDGMVQNFGPRDQVLREAVKNAGDITRPVQGAQTLASQGGVQ; this is translated from the coding sequence TTGGTCAAAGACACCTCGCAATCCGGACTGAGCGAGCTTTCCTCGGTCCGGTCCCTCTCAAAGGGGGCGTTGTCGGCGGCATTTCTCTTCTCGGTCTTTGCCAATCTCCTGATGCTGACCTCGCCGCTTTACATGCTGCAGATCTATGACCGCGTGCTGCTGTCGAGATCCGAGCCGACGCTGATCGCGCTCACGGTGCTGATGGTCTTCCTGTTCGCGGTGATGGGGCTTCTGGATCATGCGCGGTCGCGCATCCTGGCCCGGATCGGGGCGCGATTCCAGGAGGCCCTGGACAAACGGGTGCTGGCAGCCTCGTTTCGCAGGCTCTCGGTTGCGCCGATGCATACCGAGGCTCGCGCTGCCCAGTCGGATCTGGAGGCGATTGCGCGCTTCTGGGCCTCGCCGCTTCTGCAGGGCCTGCTGGATCTGCCCTGGACCCCGATCTTTATCGCCGCCCTGTTCATTTTTCATCCAGTGCTGGGCTGGTTTGCGGTTGGCGCGGCGATCCTGTTGCTCTTGCTGGCCTGGGCCAATCAGCGCGCCACCGATACGATCACCCAACAGGCCACGCTGGCCAGTTTCGCGGCCGACCGCCAGGCCGAGAACCTGAAATCCGAATCCGAACTGGTGCGGTCCCTCGGGATGAGCGGCAATGCCTTTACCCGCTGGTATCATCTGCGCAGCCGCGCGCTGATCCGGGGGATGGAGCTGGCGGATCGCTCGGGCGGCTATTCGGTTCTGACCAAAACGCTGCGGCTGTTCCTGCAATCGGCGATTCTTGGCCTTGGCGCCTGGCTCGTGCTGAAAAACGCGCTGTCGCCCGGGGCGATGATTGCGGGCTCGATCCTGTTGGGGCGGGCCTTGCAGCCGATCGAACAGACCATCGGGCAATGGCCGATGCTGACCAGAACGCGGGCGGCGCACGACCGGCTGGGCAAGCTTTTATCCGAAGTGCCGCGCGAGGGGAGCCGCACCGCCTTGCCGCGTCCGACAGGGCGGATCGAGGTTTCGGGTCTTGCGGTTCTGCCGCCTGGTGATCCGCGTCCGGTTCTGCGGGGCGTGTCTTTCCGGGTCGATCCCGGTCAGGCCATCGGGGTGATTGGCCTTTCGGGCTCGGGGAAATCCTCACTGGCGCGGGCACTTTGCGGGGTCTGGCCGCCTGCCGCGGGGACGATCAGGCTCGATGGCGCGACGCTGGATCAGTATGATCCCGATGTGCTGGGGAGCTATATCGGCTATCTGCCGCAGCGGGTGTCGCTGTTTGACGGGACCATTGCAGAGAATATCTCGCGGCTCGATGAGAATGCCGATCCCGCTGAGATCGTCGAGGCGGCGAAGAAGGCGGCAGTGCATGATCTGATCCTGCATCTGCCCAAGGGCTATGACACCCCGGTGACCAGCATGGGCGGCCAGTTGTCAGGTGGCCAGATCCAGCGCATTGGCCTCGCGCGGGCGTTTTACGGCAATCCGGTGATGCTGGTGCTGGATGAGCCGAATTCCAACCTCGACAATGACGGCTCGCTGGCGCTGAACCGGGCGATCCGACAGGCGAAAACCGATGGCTGCGCGGTATTCATTATGGCGCACCGTCCGGCGGCGATCCAGGAATGTGACCTGCTGATGCTGATGAAAGACGGGATGGTGCAGAATTTCGGTCCGCGCGATCAGGTGCTGCGTGAGGCGGTGAAAAATGCCGGCGATATTACCCGTCCTGTGCAGGGCGCCCAGACCCTGGCCAGCCAGGGAGGCGTGCAATGA
- a CDS encoding 4a-hydroxytetrahydrobiopterin dehydratase gives MTALLTQQERQTLLPDLDATGWKAAPDKDAIRKIWKFRSFSEAWGFMTRVALAAERANHHPDWSNRYNIVDVTLTTHDVNGLSALDIDLAKRLDRLAPGAPIMEDHGTPILCLCEVRAQGR, from the coding sequence ATGACCGCATTGCTTACGCAGCAAGAACGCCAGACGCTGCTTCCCGATCTGGATGCGACGGGCTGGAAGGCGGCGCCGGACAAGGATGCGATCCGCAAGATCTGGAAATTCCGCAGTTTTTCAGAGGCCTGGGGCTTCATGACCCGCGTGGCGCTAGCAGCGGAACGTGCGAACCACCATCCCGACTGGTCGAACCGCTACAATATCGTCGATGTCACCCTGACGACCCATGACGTCAATGGCCTGAGCGCGCTGGATATCGACCTGGCGAAGCGGCTCGACCGGCTCGCCCCCGGCGCCCCGATCATGGAAGACCATGGTACGCCGATCCTCTGCCTGTGTGAGGTGAGGGCGCAGGGCCGCTGA
- a CDS encoding HlyD family type I secretion periplasmic adaptor subunit: MSRSAPGSFPGLRQWPMHRPLIIGFTALIALIGGFGVWGAMASLSGAIVARGQIEVEQNRQVIQHPDGGVVAAIEVTEGKRVEAGDILIRLDGTLLHSELAIVEGQLSEVISQRVRLEAERDNIPMLDFPEALREEAKTRPEIQGQIDGQISLFEARLATSAKEAEQLGRQIGQIQARITGIDAQSEAIRIQLDLIRQELTSQKSLLDRGLTQMASVLALQREEARLLGQTGDLISTRAQAEERITEINVVIGSIDIRRREEATDRLREIAPMELELAERRRALREQVARLDIRTPVSGIVLGLGVTTPRAVIRAADPLLYIVPQDRPLVIAAQVSPIDIDQIHVGQPVELVFSAFSSRTTPHLLGKVTVVSADAFSDQTTHASFYRVEIVLDVGEMDKLEDLQLMPGMPVEAFIQTDPRTPIGYLVKPFMDYFNRAFRES; encoded by the coding sequence ATGAGCCGCTCTGCCCCCGGCAGCTTCCCCGGCCTGCGGCAATGGCCCATGCACCGCCCGCTGATCATCGGCTTTACCGCCCTTATCGCGCTGATCGGCGGTTTCGGCGTCTGGGGCGCTATGGCAAGCCTTTCGGGCGCTATCGTCGCCAGGGGCCAGATCGAGGTCGAGCAGAACCGTCAGGTGATCCAGCACCCTGATGGCGGGGTTGTGGCCGCGATTGAGGTCACTGAGGGCAAGCGGGTCGAGGCCGGCGATATACTGATCCGGCTGGACGGGACGCTTTTGCACAGTGAACTTGCGATTGTTGAAGGCCAGCTTTCCGAGGTGATCTCGCAGCGGGTGCGGCTGGAGGCGGAGCGTGACAATATCCCGATGCTCGACTTCCCCGAGGCGCTGCGGGAAGAGGCGAAGACCCGCCCCGAGATACAGGGGCAGATCGACGGCCAGATCAGCCTCTTTGAGGCGCGCCTTGCGACTTCGGCGAAAGAGGCGGAGCAGCTGGGGCGTCAGATCGGCCAGATCCAGGCGCGGATCACCGGCATCGACGCGCAATCCGAGGCGATCCGGATCCAGCTTGACCTGATCCGCCAGGAGCTGACCAGCCAGAAGAGCCTGCTGGATCGCGGGCTGACCCAGATGGCCTCGGTGCTTGCACTGCAGCGCGAAGAAGCACGGCTTCTGGGCCAGACCGGGGATCTGATTTCGACCCGCGCCCAGGCCGAAGAGCGTATCACCGAAATCAATGTGGTGATCGGCAGTATCGACATCCGCCGTCGTGAAGAGGCGACCGACCGGCTGCGCGAGATCGCTCCGATGGAGCTGGAACTGGCCGAACGGCGGCGTGCGCTGCGCGAACAGGTGGCCCGGCTTGATATCCGCACGCCGGTTTCCGGGATCGTGCTGGGGCTTGGCGTGACCACGCCGCGGGCGGTCATCAGGGCGGCAGATCCCCTGCTCTATATCGTGCCGCAGGATCGCCCGCTGGTGATCGCGGCTCAGGTCTCGCCGATTGATATTGACCAGATTCATGTCGGCCAGCCGGTGGAGCTGGTGTTCTCGGCCTTTTCTTCGCGCACCACGCCGCATCTGTTGGGCAAGGTGACGGTGGTATCGGCCGATGCTTTCAGCGACCAGACGACCCATGCCAGTTTCTACCGGGTCGAAATCGTGCTTGATGTCGGGGAAATGGACAAACTGGAAGATCTGCAGCTGATGCCCGGCATGCCGGTCGAAGCTTTTATCCAGACCGATCCTCGCACCCCGATCGGCTATCTGGTCAAACCCTTCATGGACTATTTCAATCGCGCATTCCGTGAGAGCTGA
- a CDS encoding ammonium transporter, with the protein MNKLVKYSGLAAAMSLLAGLPALAQDATQAAAEAVIEVAEAAPALDTGDTAWMMISTVIVLFMIFPGIALFYGGLVRSKNMLSVLMQTTTIAALMMVAYVVYGYSFAFGGAEGPYFGGFGKLFLAGVGPESLSGTIPEYVFIAFQMTFASITPVLIIGAFAERIKFSAALLFSLLWVTVVYYPVAHMAWDANGLFFGWEVFDFAGGTVVHINAGIAALVGAICVGKRLGYGKENMQPHSLTLTMVGASILFVGWFGFNVGSALGAGTLAGLAMINTFTATAGGILGWVLVEALLRGKASMLGGVSGMIAGLVAITPAAGAVGPIGAIFLGAIASAAAYYFVAVVKVKLGYDDSLDVFGIHGIGGIVGAVGAGIFAAPSLGGQGYPEGRGMGEQVYYQIAAVGITILYCAVLSFILYKVVGVLTGGLRVKEEAEREGLDLTSHGERAYHS; encoded by the coding sequence ATGAACAAACTTGTCAAATATTCCGGTCTCGCGGCGGCGATGTCGCTTCTCGCCGGACTGCCCGCCCTGGCGCAGGACGCCACGCAAGCGGCGGCAGAGGCGGTGATCGAAGTGGCCGAGGCCGCACCGGCGCTGGATACCGGCGATACCGCATGGATGATGATTTCAACCGTCATCGTGCTCTTCATGATCTTCCCGGGCATCGCGCTGTTCTACGGCGGGCTGGTGCGCAGCAAGAACATGCTTTCCGTGCTGATGCAGACCACCACCATCGCCGCGCTGATGATGGTCGCCTATGTGGTTTACGGCTACTCCTTCGCCTTTGGTGGCGCCGAGGGCCCGTATTTCGGTGGTTTCGGCAAGCTCTTCCTGGCAGGTGTGGGGCCGGAGAGCCTTTCGGGCACCATTCCGGAATATGTCTTCATCGCCTTCCAGATGACCTTCGCCTCGATCACCCCGGTGCTGATCATCGGAGCCTTCGCCGAGCGGATCAAATTCTCGGCGGCGCTCCTCTTCTCGCTGCTGTGGGTCACCGTGGTCTATTACCCGGTCGCACATATGGCATGGGACGCGAATGGCCTCTTCTTCGGCTGGGAAGTGTTTGACTTTGCAGGCGGCACGGTTGTGCACATCAATGCCGGTATTGCGGCTCTGGTTGGCGCCATCTGCGTCGGCAAGCGCCTCGGCTATGGCAAAGAGAACATGCAGCCGCATTCGCTGACCCTGACCATGGTCGGTGCCTCGATCCTCTTCGTGGGCTGGTTCGGCTTCAACGTCGGCTCTGCTCTGGGGGCCGGCACGCTGGCAGGCCTTGCGATGATCAACACCTTCACCGCAACCGCCGGCGGCATCCTCGGCTGGGTCCTGGTTGAGGCGCTGCTGCGCGGCAAGGCTTCGATGCTGGGCGGTGTCTCGGGCATGATCGCTGGCCTCGTGGCCATCACCCCCGCTGCCGGCGCAGTCGGCCCGATCGGCGCGATCTTCCTCGGCGCGATTGCTTCGGCAGCGGCCTATTACTTCGTCGCCGTCGTGAAGGTGAAACTGGGCTATGATGACAGCCTCGACGTCTTCGGCATCCACGGGATCGGCGGCATCGTCGGCGCTGTTGGCGCGGGCATCTTCGCAGCACCGTCACTGGGCGGCCAGGGCTATCCGGAAGGCCGCGGCATGGGTGAGCAGGTCTATTATCAGATCGCAGCTGTCGGCATCACCATTCTCTACTGTGCGGTGCTGTCTTTCATCCTCTACAAGGTGGTCGGCGTTCTGACCGGCGGCCTGCGGGTCAAGGAAGAAGCCGAGCGCGAAGGCCTCGACCTCACCTCGCATGGCGAGCGCGCCTATCACTCCTGA
- a CDS encoding ABC transporter substrate-binding protein, whose amino-acid sequence MSVHLVSGLSRRHFLGTGLAAAAALGAMPALAFSDAEAKALIDKAVADINAIINSGRSEAQMYPAFEKLFVNYADVPQIARSALGPAAKSASKAQMQAFTQAFQGYISRKYGRRFREFIGGRIEVTGARPVKSYFEVISTAYLKGSSPFEVRWQVSNKSGRDLFFNIIIEGVNMLASERTEIGAMLDKRRGDIDALIQDLQRA is encoded by the coding sequence ATGTCTGTTCATCTGGTTTCCGGCCTTTCGCGCCGACACTTCCTCGGCACCGGCCTTGCGGCAGCGGCCGCGCTTGGGGCCATGCCCGCCCTCGCCTTCTCGGATGCCGAGGCCAAGGCGCTGATCGACAAGGCGGTCGCGGATATCAATGCGATCATCAACTCGGGCCGCTCCGAAGCCCAGATGTATCCGGCCTTTGAAAAGCTCTTCGTGAATTATGCCGATGTGCCCCAGATCGCACGGTCGGCCCTTGGACCGGCCGCGAAATCGGCGTCAAAGGCCCAGATGCAGGCCTTCACCCAGGCCTTCCAGGGCTATATCAGCCGCAAATACGGCCGCCGCTTCCGCGAGTTCATCGGAGGCCGCATTGAAGTCACCGGCGCCCGCCCGGTGAAAAGCTATTTCGAGGTGATCTCAACCGCCTATCTCAAGGGCTCAAGCCCTTTCGAGGTGCGCTGGCAAGTCTCGAACAAAAGCGGGCGGGATCTCTTTTTCAACATCATCATCGAAGGCGTGAACATGCTCGCCTCGGAGCGCACCGAAATCGGCGCGATGCTCGACAAACGCAGGGGCGATATTGATGCGCTGATCCAGGATCTGCAAAGGGCCTGA
- a CDS encoding peroxiredoxin, with amino-acid sequence MSQITVGAKLPEAKLLKLGANGPEAVDLGEKLKGRKLVIFGLPGAFTGTCTTAHVPSFIRTAEKFAAKGVAEIICVSVNDPFVMDAWAKSTGADKAGLIFLGDADGAFTKAIGLEFDAPPAGLLGRSKRYALLAEDGVVKVLHLEASPGQCEISGGEALLAEV; translated from the coding sequence ATGTCGCAAATCACTGTCGGGGCGAAACTGCCCGAAGCGAAGCTCTTGAAACTGGGTGCGAACGGGCCGGAAGCGGTGGATCTGGGCGAGAAGCTCAAGGGCCGCAAATTGGTGATTTTCGGTCTGCCCGGCGCCTTTACCGGCACCTGCACCACCGCCCATGTGCCGAGCTTTATCCGCACTGCCGAAAAATTCGCGGCCAAAGGCGTGGCAGAGATCATCTGCGTCTCGGTCAATGATCCTTTCGTGATGGATGCCTGGGCGAAATCGACCGGAGCCGACAAGGCGGGGCTGATCTTCCTTGGTGATGCGGATGGGGCATTCACCAAAGCGATCGGTCTTGAATTCGACGCGCCGCCCGCCGGTCTGCTGGGGCGTTCCAAACGCTACGCGCTGCTGGCCGAAGATGGCGTTGTAAAGGTGCTGCATCTTGAGGCCTCGCCGGGCCAATGCGAGATCTCGGGCGGCGAAGCGCTGCTGGCAGAGGTCTGA
- a CDS encoding RidA family protein, translating to MSIEARLKELGVTLPDAPAPVANYVGFVQTGNLVHISGQISADENGPIKGKLGSDLSVEQGAAAARRCAISLLSQAKAACGGDLSRITRLVKLTGFVNSTADFTDQPKVINGASDFMVDVLGDKGRHARAAVSANSLPLGVAVEIDAIFEIA from the coding sequence ATGTCCATCGAAGCCCGCCTGAAAGAGCTTGGCGTCACCCTTCCTGACGCGCCTGCCCCGGTCGCGAATTACGTGGGCTTCGTCCAGACCGGAAATCTCGTCCATATTTCGGGCCAGATCAGCGCCGATGAAAACGGCCCGATCAAAGGCAAACTGGGCAGTGACCTCTCGGTCGAACAGGGTGCAGCTGCCGCGCGTCGCTGCGCGATTTCGCTCCTGTCGCAGGCAAAAGCGGCCTGTGGTGGCGATCTGAGCCGTATCACCCGGCTGGTGAAACTGACCGGCTTCGTCAATTCCACCGCCGATTTTACCGATCAGCCAAAGGTGATCAACGGCGCGTCGGATTTCATGGTTGATGTGCTGGGCGACAAAGGGCGCCATGCCCGGGCTGCGGTCTCTGCAAACTCGCTGCCGCTTGGCGTGGCCGTCGAGATCGACGCGATATTCGAGATCGCCTGA
- a CDS encoding HAD family phosphatase, producing MTPPAAVLFDCDGVIVDSEGPTFELMLAEFASCGFHLTLEELERDYIGGTVEDVASRARANGAVLPDSWVADLYANMYAMLEAGVPLIPDIIQVFDRLDAAGIPYAVGSNGSPEKMQITLGARGLIPRFRTVLSGQAIGKPKPLPDLYLACAKACGVAPEACIVIEDSPAGARAAIAAGIPCLGFAAHGEDTPPARGLKALNVPLFQSMKDLPGLLGL from the coding sequence ATGACCCCTCCCGCTGCTGTACTCTTCGATTGTGACGGCGTGATCGTTGACAGCGAAGGCCCGACTTTCGAGCTGATGCTGGCCGAGTTTGCCAGCTGCGGCTTTCATCTGACACTGGAAGAGCTCGAGCGCGATTATATCGGCGGTACTGTCGAGGATGTCGCAAGCCGCGCCCGTGCCAATGGCGCCGTTCTGCCCGACAGCTGGGTCGCCGATCTCTATGCCAATATGTATGCTATGCTCGAAGCAGGGGTGCCGCTGATCCCGGATATCATCCAGGTCTTCGACCGGCTGGATGCAGCCGGCATTCCCTATGCGGTCGGCTCTAATGGATCACCCGAAAAGATGCAGATCACCCTGGGCGCGCGAGGTCTTATCCCGCGCTTTCGCACCGTGCTGTCGGGCCAGGCCATCGGAAAACCAAAACCGCTGCCCGATCTTTACCTCGCCTGTGCAAAAGCCTGCGGCGTGGCGCCGGAGGCCTGTATTGTGATCGAAGACAGCCCGGCCGGCGCCCGCGCCGCCATCGCCGCAGGCATCCCCTGCCTCGGCTTTGCCGCCCATGGTGAAGACACGCCTCCCGCCAGAGGCCTCAAAGCCCTGAACGTGCCGCTTTTTCAGTCCATGAAAGATCTGCCCGGCCTTCTCGGGCTTTAA
- a CDS encoding FAD-dependent oxidoreductase, which produces MRVVIVGAGQAGAALAAKLRSLGADGPITMIGDESAPPYQRPPLSKAYLMGEMEQERLWLRGPEFWQENNIRLHLGAPVTAIDRAAKTVTVGAETIPYDQLALTTGSSPRRLPAAIGGDLDGVFTVRNLRDVDRMRAEFTAGRSLVVIGGGYIGLEAAAVAKKLGLTVTLIEAAPRILGRVAAAETADFVRKTHSGQGVTILEETALDRILGDRAVTGVLLKDGREIAADFVVVGVGVSPGAELAEASGIALDNGIATDEFGRTSDPAIWAAGDCASFPWRGGRIRLESVGNAIDQGEIVAENMLGAAKAYQAKPWFWSDQYDLKLQIAGLNIGYDRVITREIGGISHWYYRGDDLLAVDAMSDARAYMVGKRLIESGKSPAPEVITTAPDLKALLK; this is translated from the coding sequence ATGCGGGTGGTGATAGTGGGCGCCGGTCAGGCCGGAGCGGCGCTGGCGGCGAAATTGCGCAGCCTTGGCGCTGATGGTCCGATCACGATGATCGGCGACGAATCCGCGCCGCCCTATCAGCGCCCGCCGCTGTCGAAAGCCTATCTGATGGGCGAGATGGAGCAGGAACGCCTCTGGCTGCGCGGACCGGAATTCTGGCAGGAAAACAACATCAGGCTGCATCTCGGCGCGCCCGTGACCGCCATCGACCGCGCAGCGAAAACCGTGACGGTCGGGGCTGAAACTATCCCATATGACCAGCTGGCGCTGACCACCGGATCCAGCCCGCGCCGCCTGCCCGCTGCCATCGGCGGGGATCTGGACGGCGTCTTCACCGTGCGCAATCTGCGCGATGTCGACCGGATGCGCGCGGAATTCACCGCTGGCCGCAGCCTGGTCGTGATCGGCGGCGGCTATATCGGGCTCGAAGCGGCGGCGGTTGCCAAAAAACTTGGCCTCACCGTCACCCTGATTGAGGCAGCACCCCGCATTCTTGGCCGCGTCGCCGCCGCCGAGACCGCTGATTTTGTCCGCAAGACCCATAGCGGGCAGGGCGTTACGATCCTTGAGGAAACCGCACTTGACCGCATTCTTGGGGACAGGGCGGTCACCGGCGTCCTGTTGAAAGACGGGCGCGAGATCGCAGCCGATTTCGTTGTGGTGGGGGTGGGCGTCTCGCCCGGGGCCGAGCTGGCCGAGGCCAGCGGCATCGCGCTGGACAACGGTATCGCAACCGATGAATTCGGTCGCACTTCAGACCCGGCGATCTGGGCTGCGGGTGATTGTGCCTCCTTTCCCTGGAGAGGCGGCAGGATCCGGCTGGAATCGGTCGGGAATGCCATTGATCAGGGCGAAATCGTCGCGGAAAACATGCTCGGCGCCGCAAAGGCCTATCAGGCAAAACCCTGGTTCTGGTCGGACCAATATGATCTGAAACTGCAGATTGCCGGGCTGAACATCGGCTATGACCGGGTGATCACCCGCGAGATCGGCGGCATCTCGCATTGGTACTACCGCGGCGATGACCTGCTCGCGGTCGATGCCATGAGCGATGCGCGCGCCTATATGGTCGGCAAGCGGCTGATCGAATCGGGCAAATCGCCGGCGCCGGAGGTGATCACCACCGCACCCGATCTGAAGGCCTTGCTGAAATAA